Proteins encoded together in one Bacteroides zoogleoformans window:
- the lepA gene encoding translation elongation factor 4: MNNIRNFCIIAHIDHGKSTLADRLLEFTDTIQVTNGQMLDDMDLEKERGITIKSHAIQMEYTYKGEKYILNLIDTPGHVDFSYEVSRSIAACEGALLIVDASQGVQAQTISNLYMAIEHDLEIIPVINKCDMPSAMPEEVEDEIVELLGCKREEIIRASGKTGMGMEEILAAVIERIPHPKGSEEAPLQALIFDSVFNSFRGIIAYFKIVNGVIRKGDKVKFFNTGKEYDADEIGVLKMDMLPRSELRTGDVGYIISGIKTSKEVKVGDTITHVIRPCKEAIAGFEEVKPMVFAGVYPIEAEDFEDLRSSLEKLQLNDASLTFQPESSLALGFGFRCGFLGLLHMEIVQERLDREFDMNVITTVPNVSYNIYDKQGNMTEVHNPGSMPEPTLIDHIEEPYIRASVITATDYIGPIMTLCLGKRGELVKQEYISGNRVEIYYDMPLGEIVIDFYDKLKSISKGYASFDYHPNGFRPSKLVKLDILLNGEPVDALSTLTHFDNAYELGRRMCEKLKDLIPRQQFDVAIQAAIGAKIISRETIKAVRKDVTAKCYGGDVSRKRKLLEKQKRGKKRMKQIGNVEVPQKAFLAVLKLD; the protein is encoded by the coding sequence ATGAATAATATACGCAATTTCTGCATTATCGCCCATATCGACCATGGTAAATCTACACTGGCAGACCGTCTGCTGGAGTTCACCGACACCATACAAGTGACTAACGGACAGATGCTGGATGACATGGATCTCGAGAAAGAGAGAGGCATTACCATTAAAAGCCATGCCATACAGATGGAATATACGTATAAAGGCGAGAAATATATCCTGAATCTGATTGATACTCCGGGGCACGTGGATTTCTCGTATGAAGTATCGCGTTCCATTGCCGCTTGCGAAGGCGCGTTGCTCATTGTAGATGCTTCGCAGGGCGTGCAGGCCCAGACAATTTCCAATCTTTATATGGCCATTGAACATGATTTGGAGATTATTCCGGTCATCAATAAATGCGACATGCCGAGTGCCATGCCCGAAGAGGTGGAAGATGAAATCGTAGAGTTGCTGGGCTGCAAGCGTGAAGAAATCATTCGTGCTTCCGGCAAGACGGGCATGGGCATGGAAGAAATCCTTGCTGCCGTCATTGAACGCATTCCTCATCCGAAAGGCAGTGAAGAAGCCCCGCTTCAGGCTTTGATTTTCGATTCCGTATTCAATTCTTTCCGTGGCATCATTGCTTATTTCAAGATAGTGAACGGCGTAATCCGTAAAGGAGATAAGGTGAAGTTCTTCAATACCGGCAAGGAGTATGATGCAGATGAAATCGGTGTGCTCAAAATGGATATGCTTCCGCGTTCCGAACTGCGTACCGGTGACGTGGGCTATATCATCTCAGGCATCAAAACCTCCAAAGAAGTGAAAGTGGGTGATACCATCACGCACGTCATACGTCCCTGCAAAGAAGCCATTGCCGGTTTTGAAGAAGTGAAGCCGATGGTCTTCGCAGGCGTATATCCCATTGAGGCCGAAGATTTTGAAGATTTGCGTTCTTCGTTGGAGAAGTTGCAGCTGAACGACGCTTCGCTGACTTTCCAGCCGGAATCTTCGTTGGCTTTGGGCTTTGGTTTTCGCTGCGGTTTTCTCGGTTTGCTCCACATGGAGATTGTGCAGGAGCGTCTCGATCGCGAGTTCGATATGAATGTCATCACAACAGTGCCCAATGTCTCTTATAATATCTACGACAAGCAAGGCAACATGACCGAGGTGCATAATCCCGGCAGCATGCCCGAACCGACACTGATCGATCATATCGAAGAACCCTATATCCGCGCCTCGGTGATTACCGCTACCGATTATATCGGTCCTATCATGACCCTTTGCCTGGGCAAACGCGGCGAATTGGTGAAGCAGGAATACATTTCGGGCAATCGGGTGGAAATCTATTATGACATGCCGCTTGGCGAGATAGTCATCGATTTTTATGACAAGCTGAAGAGCATATCCAAGGGGTATGCCTCTTTCGATTATCATCCCAATGGCTTTCGCCCTTCCAAATTAGTGAAGCTGGATATCTTGCTGAACGGCGAGCCGGTGGATGCTCTTTCCACTCTGACACATTTTGACAACGCCTATGAATTGGGGCGCCGGATGTGCGAGAAACTGAAAGATTTGATTCCCCGCCAACAGTTTGATGTGGCCATTCAAGCAGCTATCGGCGCTAAGATTATCTCCCGCGAAACGATTAAGGCGGTGCGTAAGGATGTGACGGCAAAGTGTTATGGCGGAGATGTGAGCCGTAAGCGCAAGTTGCTCGAGAAACAGAAAAGAGGCAAAAAAAGAATGAAGCAGATTGGCAATGTAGAAGTACCTCAGAAGGCTTTCCTTGCAGTGCTGAAGCTGGATTAA
- a CDS encoding C-GCAxxG-C-C family protein has translation MEMRDRIKKAVGLFMDGYNCSQSVVAAFADMYGFTAEQALRMSASFGGGIGRMRQTCGAACGMFLLAGLEKGTVNGGDREGKAANYALVQELAQEFEKRNGSVICAELLKLRKTERSPIPEVRTEEYYAKRPCAKMVEEAARIWVEYMEKAHQ, from the coding sequence ATGGAGATGAGGGATAGGATAAAAAAGGCTGTCGGGCTTTTCATGGATGGGTACAATTGTTCTCAGTCGGTGGTGGCGGCTTTTGCCGACATGTATGGATTTACTGCGGAACAAGCGCTGCGCATGTCGGCGTCTTTCGGGGGAGGAATCGGCCGTATGCGTCAGACGTGCGGCGCCGCATGCGGCATGTTCTTGTTGGCCGGATTGGAAAAAGGAACTGTGAATGGCGGAGACCGCGAAGGTAAGGCGGCAAATTATGCTTTGGTGCAGGAACTGGCCCAAGAATTTGAGAAACGTAATGGTTCTGTGATTTGTGCAGAATTACTGAAACTTAGAAAGACGGAAAGATCGCCTATTCCCGAAGTGCGCACAGAAGAATATTACGCCAAGCGTCCCTGTGCAAAGATGGTAGAAGAAGCTGCCCGAATCTGGGTTGAATATATGGAAAAAGCGCATCAATAG
- a CDS encoding winged helix-turn-helix domain-containing protein: protein MLKEKAGNVAGQIWTALNGTDGLTHKQIKKVTKLVDKDFFLGLGWLLREDKVATSEVEGELFVKLN, encoded by the coding sequence ATGTTAAAAGAAAAAGCTGGAAATGTTGCAGGACAGATTTGGACAGCATTGAATGGCACAGATGGCTTGACACACAAGCAAATCAAGAAAGTAACCAAACTGGTTGATAAGGATTTCTTCCTCGGTTTGGGTTGGTTATTGAGAGAAGACAAGGTCGCTACCTCTGAAGTGGAAGGCGAATTGTTTGTGAAGCTGAACTAA